The genomic interval AGAAGAAGATAATCCAGATGAAGTTGATAAAACAGATGAAATAGAAGAAGAAAAGCCTAAGAAAAGATGCAGAAAACCAAAAAATCAAAATAGAGATGAAGAATAAGGAGAGTTGATAATATGCCAACAGCAAAAAATAGTTTAACATCAGGAAATACTGGAACAATGGTAAAAAAAGAAAATAAATCTAAAACAATATTTGATGTAATACAAGCGGGAGCGAAGCAATTTGCAACTGCATTGCCAAAACATGTAAATAGTGAAAGGTTTGTTAGAATAGCTATTACTACAATTAGACAAAACCCAAAACTTGCTAAATGTAGTCAAGAGAGTTTGTTAGGTGCTTTAATGGTATCTGCTCAACTTGGTTTAGAACCAGGAAATCTAGGACAATGTTATTTAATACCATTTGAAAATAAGAAAGCTGGTACTGTTGAGTGTCAGTTTCAAATAGGATATAAAGGATTAATTGAATTACTAAGAAGAAGTGGACAATTATCTGATATATACAGTTATACAGTATATGAAAATGATGACTTTAACATTGAATATGGATTATCAAGAACATTAACACATAAGCCAAATTTTGATGAAAAAGGAGAAATAAAAGGCTTTTATGCTGTAGCAATTCTAAAAGATGGAGCTAAGGCATTTGAATATATGACAAAAGATGAAGTTGTAAAACATGAAGAAAAATATAGAAAAGGATC from Fusobacterium pseudoperiodonticum carries:
- a CDS encoding recombinase RecT, which translates into the protein MPTAKNSLTSGNTGTMVKKENKSKTIFDVIQAGAKQFATALPKHVNSERFVRIAITTIRQNPKLAKCSQESLLGALMVSAQLGLEPGNLGQCYLIPFENKKAGTVECQFQIGYKGLIELLRRSGQLSDIYSYTVYENDDFNIEYGLSRTLTHKPNFDEKGEIKGFYAVAILKDGAKAFEYMTKDEVVKHEEKYRKGSYKNDVWNKNFVEMSQKTVVKKLLKWLPVSVEFLEMAAKDEKSFKVIDDKSTEVQEIEILENNGDIINAETGEFITESGDNKDIDKVAESLFPDNN